The following nucleotide sequence is from Bacteroidota bacterium.
AATAATTACTTCAGTTAAAAGTTTTTATATCCTTCTTTTTCTATTTTACCTGCCTTAGCGGTTACCGTTTCCTGCATGGATTTTTTATAGGCGATAATTTTATTTCTTACCGACACACTACTTAATCCCAATATTTCGGCGGCGAGTATACCGGCATTTTTAGCTGCATTAAGTGCAACAGTTGCAACAGGAACACCATTTGGCATCTGCAAAATAGATAAAATGGAATCCCATCCGTCTATTGAGTTACTCGATTTTATTGGAACACCAATTACAGGCAAAGGCGTAATTGAGGCTACCATTCCCGGTAAATGTGCTGCACCCCCGGCACCGGCTATTATAATTTTAATTCCCCTGTTATGAGCATTCGCAGCATAGTCGAACATACGCTGTGGCGTGCGGTGTGCCGAAACTACGGTAACTTCTACAGCTACCCCAAACTCTTCAAGTATAAGTGCTGCATCGCGCATTATTTTCAGGTCAGAATCGCTGCCCATAATAATACCTACTGCAGGTGCAATTTTTGCTTTTGCAGATTTGCCGGAATTGGATTTAGATTTAGCCATCAATGCAAAATTAACGAAACCCTTGGAATTGAAGTAAATGCCGGATACCCTTATTTAAGCGCCTCCAGCCACAAGGTATGTTCCATATCTATTAAGTTGAATTCAATTTTATCGGATTCCTCAGTAATTGCTTTACCTTTTTTATAGTCTTCAATTTTGCGATTGTAGATGTTTGATTCACGGTAAATAACTGAACTAAAACTACCGGTTCTGAAAATGGCATCCAGTGTAGTTTTTGAGCCTGATGTTGTTTCAACAACAGTTGCTTCCATTGCACCACGTAAATCCACGAAACGCAACCAGCCGAGGTCTTCGCTCAACCCTGATTTGTTATCGCGTATAATTGGTGTAATTGCCATTATTCTGTAATCCGATAACTGATATGTTTTATAAAAATTCCACCCTTCATAAATGCGATATCCGATAATTTCCCAGTCGGGGTTATTTATTTTCTTTTTGATAGACTCAAGGTCATACACATTATTGAGTTTATGATCATCAAAAACAACAGTGCCTTTTTCTTTGAGGTAATTAGAAATGATGTTTTGCAGTCTATTATTTTCAAACAAAATAGCATTATCATCATTTTTATCGATTTTACGCCAAATATCTTTATAGGCCAGAATATCGCTATATTCCACAATCGGATAATCCGGTGCACCAACACTGTTTATTATAGAAATGTAATTAGGATATGCAGGTAATTGAATAGTTGTTCCGTCTGTCTTTTTCGCCAATTCAGTTACAAATGTGAATGCGTCACTGTAATTGCGGATAATACGAACATTGCCTGATGAATCCCAAACTGTCCATTTTCCATTACGCTGATTATTGGAAAAATTGCCCTCTGCCTTTTTAATGCCATTTGAATACCAAGAGGTATATGTGCCATTAAACATGCCGTGGTCAATAGTGGCTGATGCTTTTAATTTTCCATTTTCAAAAAACTGCTCTTTAACCTCAGGTTTGTTAAAAGCTAAACAAAAAAGGATGCAAATAGTTAGGGTAAATCTGAAATACATAATGTGGTTAATTAATGAGATAAAGTAACGCATATTTTAACATTTTAGTATATTTTGTGATGACATTTTTATCAGCAATTCAACTGATATTAAATAGCTTTAAAAAAGAGTGGAAATTGCTTTTTACCATTATCCGGTTATAATAATACCACATTCATAATTTAGAGTTACCTTTAAAAAATTAAAGCCGTCCGGCTTCTTCTCCTTAATCATTCAATCCATAAATAAATGTTGCCATTTGAGACAATAATACAATCGTATGTAGATACCAAACTGGGTGTAGATAAATACTTTATCGATAAAACCCTGGCTAAAAGTCTCACCACACGTCTGCTCACGTTATTTGAAACCAATTTAATGGTTGGTGCCGGAACCGGCGACACGGCTAATCAACAAGTTAATCAACTTATTCGTAACGATAAAATATTTTGGCTGGATCGTTCACATAACGACGAAAGTGAAAATGCATTTCTAGATCATATTGACCAGTTTGTCACCTATTTAAATAGCAGTTGTTTTACCGGAATTACCGGTTACGAATTTCATTTTGTGTTATACGAAAAAGGTAGTTTTTATAAAAAACATTTCGACCGTTTTAAAAATAATGGCGACCGCGCTTTTTCGGTCATCACCTATTTAAATCCGGATTGGGTTTTAAATGATGGAGGAGAATTATGTATACATCAAAATAATACCATGCAACATATTGCACCCGAAAATTGCAAAGGTGTGTTTTTTAAAAGTGATGAACTGGAGCACGAAGTTTTAGTTACAAACGTGCCGCGTTTGAGTATTACCGGTTGGTTGAAAACGAATTAATGAACAGGTGGCGCCCAAAACAATTTTGCATTATTGGTATTATAAGTGATTGCCGTTGTTGAATTGCCCCATTCATTTTCTTCTATATCCTGCTGCTGTTTAAAATAAGCTGTCGGTAATAAACGAATATAGGTAATTTCTTTACCGATAACCATCGTTTCCAAATCGTAACGACTTTCAACAGGGCATTCCAATTTATATAAATTTTTTGCCATGTAGTTATATAAATAATACTCTTTTGTTTGTGTTTGTTTATTATTCCAGTTAGCGTCCGGATTTAAAATCAACATTTTTCCATTTATTATACGTTCTCTTACTTCTTCTATACCAAGTAATTGTCCGGTTTCATCCATAATGTAAGCATCAAAAGTAGGATCAATCCAAATCCATTTTGATAAAGAAGGAATCCAAACTGAATTAATTACATGGCAGTCAAAGTCAATGCCCAGGCTATCTTTGGGCGAACATTGCACATACTTGGAATAAAAACCCATTGACAAAAAACACTCATTTAAAATCGTTGCCAATTGTCTGCAATTTAATCCCCTCCCCTCACTTTCACATAATTGTAACATGCTAGATGCATTTACTTCCTTCGGATATTCACCATTTGCATGCGGTATTTTATCGTGCAGCCAGTGCATTAAATTTAAAACCTGACTAATATCGTTACCACTTCCTGCAATTGAATCTAAATTATATTGTTTACGCAATTTCTGCAATTCCGGGAAATCGGCTGACTGATAAGTAAAAACAGGAAGTGACCTGTTATCACCATTATTATATGCTGCAGCACCTTTTAAAATATATAAATAATCTCCAACAGCGCGTAGCGGCTCAACTAATTTGGTAAACTCGGGCATAGATCTGATAATCGCAATATCCGGGTCCTCCATCAAATGCATATAATCCGTATAACCAAAATGTATTGCGGAATCGAGACAATTAAGGGCCTGATTTTTATTGTTCGTTAAACCATAAGTGCAACTTAAATTATAATAGGCATTAGCCATAAACGGGTTGTACTTTTTATGATCTACTGTATTTAAACCATTATCACGATTTTTCAATTCATAGTAGTAGCCCCTGGTTACATCAAGCAATTCTCTATAACGAGCAGTATCCAGTTTGTAATAATTATCGAGAAATATACTATCTGCAACCACTGTAAATTTTTCGAATTGTGTGAGATAGGATTGCGAATATACTGGTAAATAAAAACTGCCAAAAAGCAGGCAAAATGTGACAAAAGGCCTCATGGTAAAGGGTTATGATCTTGTAACGAATTTTCCGGTTATTTATTGTACTTAGGCGCTGGAATTAACTCGCTTCTTATTTTATGAAGCGAACTGGGTTCAGTACCTAAAAAATTATATTCATAAAAAGCATCCTCATCTCCATTAGACCAAGGCGCTCTAAAATAAGACAGTGGCACATTTAATTGGTTGGGATTA
It contains:
- a CDS encoding transglutaminase domain-containing protein, which encodes MRPFVTFCLLFGSFYLPVYSQSYLTQFEKFTVVADSIFLDNYYKLDTARYRELLDVTRGYYYELKNRDNGLNTVDHKKYNPFMANAYYNLSCTYGLTNNKNQALNCLDSAIHFGYTDYMHLMEDPDIAIIRSMPEFTKLVEPLRAVGDYLYILKGAAAYNNGDNRSLPVFTYQSADFPELQKLRKQYNLDSIAGSGNDISQVLNLMHWLHDKIPHANGEYPKEVNASSMLQLCESEGRGLNCRQLATILNECFLSMGFYSKYVQCSPKDSLGIDFDCHVINSVWIPSLSKWIWIDPTFDAYIMDETGQLLGIEEVRERIINGKMLILNPDANWNNKQTQTKEYYLYNYMAKNLYKLECPVESRYDLETMVIGKEITYIRLLPTAYFKQQQDIEENEWGNSTTAITYNTNNAKLFWAPPVH
- the purE gene encoding 5-(carboxyamino)imidazole ribonucleotide mutase, translated to MAKSKSNSGKSAKAKIAPAVGIIMGSDSDLKIMRDAALILEEFGVAVEVTVVSAHRTPQRMFDYAANAHNRGIKIIIAGAGGAAHLPGMVASITPLPVIGVPIKSSNSIDGWDSILSILQMPNGVPVATVALNAAKNAGILAAEILGLSSVSVRNKIIAYKKSMQETVTAKAGKIEKEGYKNF
- a CDS encoding 2OG-Fe(II) oxygenase; the encoded protein is MLPFETIIQSYVDTKLGVDKYFIDKTLAKSLTTRLLTLFETNLMVGAGTGDTANQQVNQLIRNDKIFWLDRSHNDESENAFLDHIDQFVTYLNSSCFTGITGYEFHFVLYEKGSFYKKHFDRFKNNGDRAFSVITYLNPDWVLNDGGELCIHQNNTMQHIAPENCKGVFFKSDELEHEVLVTNVPRLSITGWLKTN